Genomic segment of Umezawaea sp. Da 62-37:
GATCTCCAACAGCCGCTGTTCCATGTAGTTGTTGGCCAGCACGGAGAGGTCGGCCGCCTCGCGGATGCCGTCGGCGCCCATCGCGAGCACCCACGAGTACGCCTTCACCACCTGCGGCACGTTGCCGAGGAATTCCCGCACCCGGCCGATGCCGCCGGGGTTCTCCCGCCGGACGTAACCGTCCTCGGTCCGCTCCACGAGCGGGCCGGGCAGGAACGGTTCGAGCGCGGCCGTGCAGCCGTAGGCGCCCACGGCGGGACCGCCGCCGCCCTTCGGGACGCCGAAGGTCTTGTGCAGCATGAACATGCACGCGTCGAACCCGAGTTCCGCCGCCCGGATCCGGCTCATCACGCCGTTGAAGTTGGCGTGGTCGTAGAAGCACAGGCCGCCCGCCTCGTGGACGATGTCCACCCACTCCTTGATGTGCGGGTTGTAGATGCCCATGTCGTCGGGGTTGTTGACCATCAGCGCGGCCGTGCGGTCGCTCACGGCGGCCCGCAGCGCCTCCACGGACGGGTAGCCGTCCTCCTCCACGGGCAGGGTGATCACGTCGAACCCGGCCGCCGCGGCGGTGGCGGGGTTGCACGGGTGGGCCTGCGAGGTGGTGATGATCTCGGTCCGCCTGCCGAGTTCGCCGCGCGACTCGTGGTAGGCGCGGGTGACGCACGTGTGCAGGTACGCCGCCGCGGCACCGCCGCCCGCCTGGAAGACGAACCTGTCCATTCCGGACAGTTCGCGCAGCATGACGTCGAACCCGTGCACGATCTCCAGCAGTCCCTGGACCGTGCTGTCGTCCTGGTGCGGGTGCACGTCGGCGATCCCGGCGGCCAACCGCTCGTTGACGCGCGGGTTGTACTTCATCGTGCAGGTGCCGAACAGGCTGATGCCGACCATGCCCATCGTCTGCTGCGACAGGTGCAGGTAGTGGCGCAGCACGTCCGGTTCGGCGACCTCCGGCAGCGCGGGCGGGACGACGCGGCGCATGCCCGCGGGGACGAGGTCGGCCGTGGACCCGATCGGCGCGGGCGGGACGAAGCCGCGGCGGCCGGGCGCGCCCTGCTCCATGATGAGCGGCTCGTCCCAGACGGCGGCGTGGTAGCGACGGAGGTTCATGCGGAGACCGCCTCGGTGAGCGCGCCGACCAGCGCGGTGATGTCGTCCTCGGTGTGGATCTCGGTGACGCAGTACAGCGCCGACTGGCCCAGGTCCGGGAAGTCGGCGGACAGGTCCTTGCCGCCGAAGATCCCCTGTGCGCGCAGGGACGCGTTGACGGCCGCGACGGTCTTGCCGGTGGCGGTGAAGTCGACGACGAACTCCTTGAAGAACCCGGACGTCCACCGCACGCCCACGCCGGGGATGTCCGCGATCCGGCGGGCGGCGTGCGCGCTGCCCGCGAGGATCGTCTCGCCGATCTCGGCGAACCCCTTGGGCCCCATCAGCGCCAGGTAGACGGCGTTCACGACGGCCCACAGGTAGACCGAGTTGCCGGTCCAGTCGTTGCCCTCCTCCCGCGATCCGTAGGAGGTCTGGTGGAACAGGGTCATGCCGAACGCGCGCTCGCCGGGGACGAGCGTGTCGCACAGGCTCACCTGGAGCGTCGGGTACTCGCGGGCGTAGCGCTCCTCGTCGCGCGTGGCGATGAACCCGCCGACGCCGCCGCCCGCGTTCATGTGCACGCCAAGGGGTTGCGTGGTGCCGACGACGATGTCCGCGCCGTACTCCGAGGGCGGCAGCAGCACGCCGAGGGAGATCGGGTCGACGCCGACGATCGTCTCCGCGCCGTTCCTCCGGGCCAGAGCCGCGATGTCGGCGGCGTCCGCCTCGACGACACCCAGGTACGTGGGGGTCTCCAGGTACACCGCGGCGGTCGCCCCGCTGATCGCCGCGGTCAGCGCGGGCACGTCGACCCGGCCGGTCGCGGGGTCGTGCGGGACGGTGACGACCGTGATCGGGTCGCCGAGTTCCCTTGTCCCGCAGCTGGTCCGGATGACGGCCAGGCGTTCGGGGTCGATGGTGTCGGGCACCAGCACCTCGCGGCGGCCGGTGAGCCTGGCGGCCATCCGGATCGCGTGCCCGGCGGCCGCGCCCCAGCTGTACACGGGCAGGCCGACGAACTCCATGCCGACCAGCTCGCCCAGCTGGGAGGTGAACTCGAACCACGCCTGGTTGCGGCCGTGGTCCGACGACGGCGTGCCCCACACCGGGGTCAGGAACTCGCTGCGGTTCGCGATCTCGTCGCACACCGCGGGGACGTAGTGCTGCCAGCAGCCCGCGCCGAGGAAGTTCAGGTTCTCCGCGCAGCTCGTGTCGGACTTGAGCAGCCGCCGCATCGTCCGGTCGACCACGGCCTCCGACCGGATGCCCGCGGCCAGCGCGATCGGCTCCGCGGCGAGGTGGTCGGCCGGGATCTCCCCGAACAGCTCGTCGACGTCCGAGACGCCGACGGCCCTCATCATGGTCGCCTTCGTCTCCGGGGTGGAGTTGGGCATGTACGGATGGGCCACTGGCTTCTGCTCCCTTCTACTGCTGGGCGACGACTCGCAGGACCGTGCTCCGGCCCTGGCCGGTGCGCACCCTGTGGTAACCGGCGACGGGGACGGCCGCGCGCTCGTCACCGAGGTCGACCCGCAGCACCGGCGGGTCGAGCGCGGCGATCTTCCCCGGCGCGGCGAGGATCTCGATGTTGTCCGGACCGACGGCGGCGAGCACGTCGGCGCTGATCTGCTGGTTGCCCCGGCCGAGCAGGAAACCCTGACCGCCCACCACACCGAGCACCAGCGTCGCCCGCGGGTGGTCGGCCAGCAGCGCGAGCAGCGTGGCCTCGTCGGCGTCGGCGGCCAGCACCTCGCCGTCGAGCACCACGTCGACCCCGAGCGGCGTCGCGGGGACGCCCAGCGCGGCGCTCACGTGGGCGACGGTGATTCCCGGCCCGAGCAGCAGGAGCCTGCCCGCCGGCGCGCCCTTGGCGACCTCGCGCCCCAGCCCGGCCAGGTCGCCGTCGCCGGGGTGGACGGTTTTGGCCCCCTGCAGGGCGTTGCGGACGCGGGGCACGCGGGCGACGCCGAACAGCCTGGGGGAGGAGCCGTCGAGGTCGACGACCTCGGCGTCGACCGTGCCGATCCGCGCCGGGTCCGCGGCGAACCGCGCGGCCGTGGCACCCGCGACCTCGGGGCCGGTCGCGAACACCCCGGAGTGCATCTTCACGCCGGACGGCACGCCCAGCACCGGGACGCCGGTCCCGACGACACCGGCCACGTCCCGCGCGGTGCCGTCGCCGCCGACGAACAGGACCAGTCCGACGCCCGCCGCGGTCATCGCCCGCACCGCGGCACGGGTGTCGGCCGCGGTGGTCGGACCGGGGTTCCCCGGCAGGACTTCCGCGCTCCACCCGGAACCCGGCAGGTGGTCGGTGCCCATCGGTCCGCCGACGGTGACGATCCGGACGTCGGGGGCGAGCGCGTGCAGCCGGTCGAGCGCGCGGCGGGCGCGGTGCGGCGCGACTGGCGTCGCACCCCGGCGCACGGCCGCGGCCAGCGCGGCCCCGTCGGTGCCGTGCAGTCCCACCCGGCCGCCCATCCCGGCGACCGGGTTGATCACGACACCGATGGTCGTCACAGCAGCCCCAGCTCCGCCACGACGTCGTCCAGGGCCCGGCGGGTCCCGTCGACCATCTCGTCGATCTCGGCCTCGGTGACCACGAACGGCGGCGAGAACGAGATCGTGTCGGCGGCGGGCAGCGCGCGGGTGATCACCCCGTGCTCCCGGCTGGCCTTCACCACCGCGGCGGCGACCTTCAGGCCGGGGTCGAACGCCGTCAGCGGTTCGCGCGACCGCACGAACTCGACCGCGCCCACCAGGCCGTAGCCGCGGACGTCGCCGACCAGGGGGTGGTCGCCGAACGCGGCCTTCAGCTTGTGCGCGAGGTGGTCGCCGCGCGCCTTCGCCCGCGCGATCAGGCCGTCGCGCTCGATGATGTCGAGGTTGGTCATCGCCGCGGCCGCCGCGAGCGGGTGCGCCGAGTAGGTGTAGCCGTGGCTGAAGAGCCCGAACTTGTCCGAGCCGGAGGCGATCACGTCCCACACCGCGTCCGAGACCAGGCAGGCCGACAGCGGCACGTAAGCCGACGTGATGCCCTTGGCCACGGTGATCAGGTCGGGCTGCATCCCGAAGACCTGGGAGCCGAACTCGGAGCCGGTGCGGCCGAACCCGGTGACCACCTCGTCGGCGATCAGCAGCACGTCGTGGCGGCGCAGCACCTCCTGGATGGCCGGGAAGTACGACGCGGGCGGCACGATCACCCCGCCCGCCGCCTGCAACGGCTCGGCGATGAACGCGGCGACGGTGTCCGGGCCCTCGGCGATGATCAGCCGGTCGAGTTCGTCGGCGAGGCCGCGCACGAAGTCCTCTTCGGACTCCTCGGGCTTCTGCTCCCACAACCGGTGCGGCGCGCGGACGTAGCGGACCATCGGCAGCGGCAGGTCGAACCCGGCGTGCATGCCGGGCAGGCCGCACAGGCTGCCGGACATCACGGTCACGCCGTGGTAGCCGCGGTTGCGCGAGATGATCTTCTTCTTCTCCTGCCTGCCCAGGACGTTGTTGTAGTACCAGACCAGTTTGACCTGGGTGTCGTTGGCGTCCGAGCCGCTGTTGCCGAAGAACACCTTGGACATCGACCCCGGCGCCATCGCGATCAGCCGCTGCGCGAGGTGGGCCACCGGCTCGTTCCCCATCGAGGCGAACGCGTGGTAGTAGGGCAGTCGTTCGGCTTGCGCACGCAGGGTTTCGGCCATCTCGGTGTTGCCGTAGCCGATGTTGACGCACCACAGCCCGGCCATCGCGTCGAGGTAGGTCCGGCCCTTGGTGTCGGTGAGGGTGGAGCCGCGCGCCGAGGTGATGGTCAGGGGGCCGGAGCGCTCGTGCTCACGCAGGTTGGTGAACGGGTGGAAGACGAACTGCTTGTCGATGTCCTCGATCGTCATGGCTGGCCTACGCATCCGTCGGGATCGGTTGTGGGGAGGTGACTGCCGCTGCAATGTAGCAAGGGATGGCCGCAAAGCGTACTATCGTGCGCATACCGGCCACTTGGACGTCACGCACTCGGGGGTTCGTCCGACTCGCCGGAATTCCCAGGAGTTCGTCAGGAAGGCAGACGCCGTGGATTCCCAGTTCGACCGGTCCCAGTTGCGAGACCCGAGCCTGCTGCGGGACGAGTTGTTCATCGACGGCGAGTGGACGCCGGGATCGGCGGGCCACCGGATCGAGGTGACCGACCCGGCCACCGGCGCGGTGATCGCCGAGGTGGCGTTCGCGACCGGGGACGACGTGCACCGCGCCATCGCCGCGGCGGAGGCGGCCTCGCCGGGCTGGGCGAAGACGACCGCGCCCGCGCGCGCCCGGATCCTGCGCCGCTGGTACGAGCTGATCGTGGAGAACGCCGACGACCTGGCCGTGATCCTCACCGCCGAGCAGGGCAAGCCGCTCGCGGAGGCGCGCGGCGAGATCCTGTACGGCGCGGGGTTCGTGGAGTGGTACGCCGAGGAGTGCAAGCGCGCCTACGGCGACGTCATCCCGACCAACGTGGACGGACGGCGGCTGCTGACCCTGCGGACGCCGGTCGGCGTCAGCGCGGCCATCACGCCGTGGAACTTCCCGTCCGCGATGATCCTGCGCAAGGCGGGCCCCGCCCTCGCGGCGGGCTGCCCGATGATCGTCAAGCCCGCCGACGAGACCCCGCTGTCGGCGACCGCGCTGGCCGAACTCGCCTCCCGCGCGGGGATTCCGCGCGGTGTGCTGAGCGTCGTGCCCGGCCCGCCGGAACTGGTCGGCGAGATCCTGACCGCGCACCCCGGCGTGCGGGCGCTGAGCTTCACCGGCTCCACCGAGGTGGGCAAGCTGCTGATGGCCCAGAGCGCCCGCACGGTCAAGAAGGTCGCGCTCGAACTCGGCGGGAACGCGCCGCTGATCGTGTTCGACGACGCCGACCTCGACGCGGCGGTCGCGGGCGCGATGGCGTCGAAGTTCCGCAACGCGGGCCAGACCTGCGTGTGCGCCAACCGGATCCTGGTCCAGTCCGGGATCCACGACGCTTTCGTGGAGGGGTTCCAGGCCGCGATCGAGGCGCTGACCGTCGGCAACGGCTTCGACGCCGGATCCGAGCAGGGACCGCTGATCTCCGAGGAGGCCGTGGCCAAGGTGCAGCGGCACATCGCGGACGCCGTGGAGGGCGGCGCGAAGGTGCTCAGCGGCGGCGACCGGCACGCGCTGGGCCGCACCTACTTCGAGCCGACCCTGCTGACCGGTGTCCGCCGGGACATGCTGGTGGCGCGGGAGGAGACCTTCGGGCCGGTCGCCGCGGTGATCAGGTTCGACACCGAGGACGAGGCCGTGGACATCGCCAACGACACGCCGTTCGGGCTGGCGTCGTACTTCTTCACCCGCGACCTCGGTCGGATGTGGCGGGTCGGCGAGGCGCTGGAGTTCGGCGTCGTCGGCGTGAACACCGGCCTGATCTCCTACGAGGGCGCGCCCTTCGGCGGGGTCAAGGAGTCCGGCGTCGGCCGCGAGGGCTCGCGCCACGGCCTGGACGAGTTCACCGACCTGAAGTACCTCTGCGTCGACGGCCTCGGCTGACGGGCGGGCACCCGGCGGGTCACCCGCCGGGCGCCGCACGGCGCACCCCTGGTCCGTCCTGCCGGGCGATGTCCATGCCGTCGCGCACCCACGTGACGCAGGCGCGCGTGCCCGGCACGCCGTCCACGACGACCAGGCAGTCGAAGCAGACGCCCATGCCGCAGAACAGGCCCCGGTTCTCCCCGCCCTTCGTGGTGCGGGTCGAGAGGTCGCCGCCCGCCATCAGCGCGACGGCGACGCTCTCGCCGAGGTAGGCGGTCGTGGGCTCGCCGTCGACCGTCACCGCCACGGCGTCCCCGCGGCGCAGGCCGTGACCGGGGAGCCTCCTCACAGCAGGCCTTCCTCGAC
This window contains:
- the gcvPB gene encoding aminomethyl-transferring glycine dehydrogenase subunit GcvPB, coding for MNLRRYHAAVWDEPLIMEQGAPGRRGFVPPAPIGSTADLVPAGMRRVVPPALPEVAEPDVLRHYLHLSQQTMGMVGISLFGTCTMKYNPRVNERLAAGIADVHPHQDDSTVQGLLEIVHGFDVMLRELSGMDRFVFQAGGGAAAAYLHTCVTRAYHESRGELGRRTEIITTSQAHPCNPATAAAAGFDVITLPVEEDGYPSVEALRAAVSDRTAALMVNNPDDMGIYNPHIKEWVDIVHEAGGLCFYDHANFNGVMSRIRAAELGFDACMFMLHKTFGVPKGGGGPAVGAYGCTAALEPFLPGPLVERTEDGYVRRENPGGIGRVREFLGNVPQVVKAYSWVLAMGADGIREAADLSVLANNYMEQRLLEIPGVTKSFDHLTGRRLEMTRFSLGTYTAETGVTAADVQNRMTDFGVDAFWLSHEPWIVPEPFTPEAGETWSVEDIDYWIDVLEHVLQEGREDAELVRTAPHNQVVAQIDGSSLDDPARWATTWRAYQRKNAR
- the gcvPA gene encoding aminomethyl-transferring glycine dehydrogenase subunit GcvPA, with the translated sequence MPNSTPETKATMMRAVGVSDVDELFGEIPADHLAAEPIALAAGIRSEAVVDRTMRRLLKSDTSCAENLNFLGAGCWQHYVPAVCDEIANRSEFLTPVWGTPSSDHGRNQAWFEFTSQLGELVGMEFVGLPVYSWGAAAGHAIRMAARLTGRREVLVPDTIDPERLAVIRTSCGTRELGDPITVVTVPHDPATGRVDVPALTAAISGATAAVYLETPTYLGVVEADAADIAALARRNGAETIVGVDPISLGVLLPPSEYGADIVVGTTQPLGVHMNAGGGVGGFIATRDEERYAREYPTLQVSLCDTLVPGERAFGMTLFHQTSYGSREEGNDWTGNSVYLWAVVNAVYLALMGPKGFAEIGETILAGSAHAARRIADIPGVGVRWTSGFFKEFVVDFTATGKTVAAVNASLRAQGIFGGKDLSADFPDLGQSALYCVTEIHTEDDITALVGALTEAVSA
- a CDS encoding NAD(+)/NADH kinase → MTTIGVVINPVAGMGGRVGLHGTDGAALAAAVRRGATPVAPHRARRALDRLHALAPDVRIVTVGGPMGTDHLPGSGWSAEVLPGNPGPTTAADTRAAVRAMTAAGVGLVLFVGGDGTARDVAGVVGTGVPVLGVPSGVKMHSGVFATGPEVAGATAARFAADPARIGTVDAEVVDLDGSSPRLFGVARVPRVRNALQGAKTVHPGDGDLAGLGREVAKGAPAGRLLLLGPGITVAHVSAALGVPATPLGVDVVLDGEVLAADADEATLLALLADHPRATLVLGVVGGQGFLLGRGNQQISADVLAAVGPDNIEILAAPGKIAALDPPVLRVDLGDERAAVPVAGYHRVRTGQGRSTVLRVVAQQ
- a CDS encoding aminotransferase codes for the protein MTIEDIDKQFVFHPFTNLREHERSGPLTITSARGSTLTDTKGRTYLDAMAGLWCVNIGYGNTEMAETLRAQAERLPYYHAFASMGNEPVAHLAQRLIAMAPGSMSKVFFGNSGSDANDTQVKLVWYYNNVLGRQEKKKIISRNRGYHGVTVMSGSLCGLPGMHAGFDLPLPMVRYVRAPHRLWEQKPEESEEDFVRGLADELDRLIIAEGPDTVAAFIAEPLQAAGGVIVPPASYFPAIQEVLRRHDVLLIADEVVTGFGRTGSEFGSQVFGMQPDLITVAKGITSAYVPLSACLVSDAVWDVIASGSDKFGLFSHGYTYSAHPLAAAAAMTNLDIIERDGLIARAKARGDHLAHKLKAAFGDHPLVGDVRGYGLVGAVEFVRSREPLTAFDPGLKVAAAVVKASREHGVITRALPAADTISFSPPFVVTEAEIDEMVDGTRRALDDVVAELGLL
- a CDS encoding NAD-dependent succinate-semialdehyde dehydrogenase; the protein is MRDELFIDGEWTPGSAGHRIEVTDPATGAVIAEVAFATGDDVHRAIAAAEAASPGWAKTTAPARARILRRWYELIVENADDLAVILTAEQGKPLAEARGEILYGAGFVEWYAEECKRAYGDVIPTNVDGRRLLTLRTPVGVSAAITPWNFPSAMILRKAGPALAAGCPMIVKPADETPLSATALAELASRAGIPRGVLSVVPGPPELVGEILTAHPGVRALSFTGSTEVGKLLMAQSARTVKKVALELGGNAPLIVFDDADLDAAVAGAMASKFRNAGQTCVCANRILVQSGIHDAFVEGFQAAIEALTVGNGFDAGSEQGPLISEEAVAKVQRHIADAVEGGAKVLSGGDRHALGRTYFEPTLLTGVRRDMLVAREETFGPVAAVIRFDTEDEAVDIANDTPFGLASYFFTRDLGRMWRVGEALEFGVVGVNTGLISYEGAPFGGVKESGVGREGSRHGLDEFTDLKYLCVDGLG
- a CDS encoding (2Fe-2S)-binding protein yields the protein MRRLPGHGLRRGDAVAVTVDGEPTTAYLGESVAVALMAGGDLSTRTTKGGENRGLFCGMGVCFDCLVVVDGVPGTRACVTWVRDGMDIARQDGPGVRRAAPGG